From Gimesia panareensis, the proteins below share one genomic window:
- a CDS encoding sulfatase-like hydrolase/transferase: protein MELCLLAIDTTVVEAKSQKPNVIIIFTDDQGSIDVNCYGAKDLITPHMDSIARRGIRFTQFYASAPVCSPSRAGMLTGRFPRRAGVPGNVSSHHGQSGMPVEQITIAEMMKEAGHQTAHVGKWHLGYTPETMPNGQGFDRSFGHMGGCIDNYSHFFYWNGPNRHDLWNNGKEVWHDGEFFPDLMVKQCQSFLKEPHDKPFFLYWAINVPHYPLQGKDKWRKKYANLESPRDKYAAFVSTMDECIGEVLQTLDESGLRENTIVIFQSDHGHSTEERTFGGGGNAGPYRGAKFSLFEGGIRVPAMISWPGTIAEGEVRHQLATGCDWLPTIADLTGAPLPKHKLDGKSLKQVIKSADADSPHENFYWQIGKSWAIREGNWKLLGNPRDTSNQAPLTKEDQLYLVNLSNDIGEKQNLAKEFPEKVEHLKQIYQHYQKSLSD from the coding sequence ATGGAACTGTGTCTACTGGCAATAGACACCACAGTCGTGGAAGCAAAATCACAGAAGCCAAATGTGATTATTATTTTCACAGATGATCAGGGCTCCATCGATGTAAACTGCTACGGTGCTAAAGATCTGATTACACCGCACATGGATTCCATTGCCAGACGGGGAATTCGATTTACGCAGTTCTATGCCTCAGCCCCCGTCTGTTCTCCATCACGTGCCGGCATGTTGACTGGTCGATTCCCGCGTCGCGCAGGAGTTCCCGGAAACGTCTCTTCCCATCATGGACAGAGCGGCATGCCGGTCGAGCAGATCACAATCGCTGAAATGATGAAGGAGGCTGGGCATCAGACTGCGCATGTCGGCAAGTGGCATCTGGGCTACACCCCTGAAACCATGCCTAACGGACAGGGCTTTGACCGTTCGTTTGGCCACATGGGAGGCTGTATCGATAACTACTCACATTTCTTCTACTGGAACGGTCCGAATCGCCATGATCTCTGGAACAATGGCAAGGAAGTCTGGCACGATGGTGAGTTCTTCCCTGATCTGATGGTGAAACAGTGCCAGTCTTTTCTCAAAGAACCACACGATAAACCGTTCTTCCTGTACTGGGCCATCAACGTCCCTCACTATCCATTACAGGGCAAAGACAAATGGCGCAAAAAATACGCGAACCTTGAATCACCCCGCGATAAATATGCCGCCTTTGTCTCCACCATGGATGAATGTATTGGCGAGGTTCTGCAAACTCTGGATGAAAGTGGATTGCGAGAAAATACCATCGTGATCTTTCAGTCTGACCATGGACATTCCACGGAAGAACGAACCTTTGGAGGGGGCGGTAACGCAGGGCCCTATCGAGGAGCCAAATTCAGCCTGTTTGAAGGAGGCATCCGCGTGCCTGCGATGATCTCCTGGCCGGGCACGATCGCGGAAGGAGAAGTACGCCATCAGCTGGCAACTGGCTGTGACTGGCTCCCGACCATCGCGGATCTGACCGGTGCTCCACTTCCCAAACACAAACTGGATGGAAAAAGTCTGAAACAGGTCATCAAATCCGCCGATGCTGACAGCCCGCACGAAAACTTCTACTGGCAGATCGGCAAGAGCTGGGCTATCCGTGAGGGGAACTGGAAGCTGCTGGGCAACCCCCGTGATACCAGTAACCAGGCCCCGTTGACCAAAGAGGATCAGCTGTATCTGGTCAACCTCTCCAACGATATTGGTGAAAAACAGAATCTGGCGAAAGAGTTTCCTGAAAAAGTGGAGCACCTCAAGCAGATTTATCAGCACTACCAGAAATCCCTGTCTGATTAA
- a CDS encoding ABC transporter ATP-binding protein — protein sequence MSCLDLVRESPIIRTPRVMQLEGMFGLPAENRSCEQWSVNLPLQDRSWNIGLIVGPSGCGKTTIARELFPDQIVDEFDWSHEQSIVDAFPGKMGIKEITGLLSSVGFSSPPNWLRPYHVLSNGEQFRVRLARALAEQSGLVVIDEFTSVVDRTVARAGSCAIAKTVRRRNQMLIAVSCHYDIIDWLNPDWIYQPALNDFQWRCERPTRPPVSLRIVNVHRNAWNLFRKHHYLDSSLHKSANCFLALMEEQPAAFTAVIYFPHAQSPSYREHRTVCLPDFQGVGIGNALSEYVASLYHCKHNYTSVTGHPAMIRHRARSPLWKMNRKPSTVQRQAGFEKHRKRRIPTSRGRLTASFQYIGPSRREDAQRFGLI from the coding sequence ATGTCGTGCCTGGATCTCGTAAGAGAATCACCGATCATCCGCACTCCTCGCGTCATGCAGTTGGAAGGGATGTTCGGGCTTCCCGCAGAAAATCGAAGCTGTGAACAATGGTCTGTGAATCTTCCACTGCAGGACCGTTCGTGGAATATCGGATTAATAGTGGGACCTTCAGGTTGCGGCAAGACGACGATTGCCCGAGAACTGTTTCCGGATCAAATCGTGGATGAGTTTGACTGGTCCCATGAGCAGAGTATCGTTGATGCGTTCCCGGGAAAAATGGGAATTAAAGAAATCACCGGCCTGCTTTCGTCAGTCGGTTTCTCTTCTCCGCCCAACTGGCTGCGTCCCTATCATGTGCTGTCCAATGGCGAACAGTTTCGTGTCAGGCTGGCCAGGGCACTGGCCGAACAATCAGGCCTGGTTGTGATTGATGAATTCACTTCTGTCGTCGACCGCACAGTCGCCCGGGCAGGCAGCTGTGCGATCGCCAAAACGGTCAGACGCCGAAATCAAATGCTGATCGCGGTCTCCTGCCATTACGATATCATCGACTGGCTGAATCCTGACTGGATTTATCAACCGGCGCTTAATGATTTTCAATGGAGGTGCGAAAGGCCAACTCGCCCTCCAGTCTCCCTTAGAATTGTTAACGTGCATCGCAATGCGTGGAACCTGTTCCGTAAACATCACTATCTAGACTCTTCCCTGCACAAATCGGCCAACTGCTTTCTGGCACTGATGGAAGAACAACCCGCAGCCTTCACCGCAGTGATTTACTTCCCGCATGCACAGTCTCCCTCCTACCGGGAACATCGCACAGTCTGCCTGCCTGACTTTCAGGGAGTAGGAATTGGTAACGCCCTGAGCGAATATGTTGCGTCACTTTACCACTGCAAACACAACTACACGAGCGTCACCGGTCATCCCGCCATGATCCGCCACCGTGCCAGATCACCGCTGTGGAAAATGAACCGCAAACCATCAACCGTGCAACGCCAGGCCGGTTTTGAGAAGCACCGCAAACGACGCATTCCTACCAGTCGTGGCAGACTAACCGCCAGCTTTCAATACATCGGACCATCCCGCAGAGAAGATGCACAACGGTTCGGCTTGATTTGA
- a CDS encoding transaldolase family protein yields MKLFLDSAITDEIRQGLEYWDLDGLTTNPKHVKNSGKPFLKVIEEIAELFAGTEKPVSVEVNPHITDWEQIVEEGAKLAKMSPNFVIKVGASEGGFKAIRELSRQGIRTNATLIFSVAQAWHAARAGASFISPFMGWKETYGDSATTFIIEVAEMLERHEYESEIIAAAIRNGRQIADVAIAGAHCVTAGFSVYQESMQNPYTVHGEKVFQNAWDETPHE; encoded by the coding sequence ATGAAATTGTTTCTGGACAGCGCCATCACAGATGAGATCAGACAGGGCCTCGAATACTGGGACCTGGATGGCCTGACAACCAACCCCAAACACGTTAAAAACTCGGGCAAGCCATTCCTGAAGGTCATCGAAGAAATCGCTGAACTCTTCGCCGGTACCGAGAAACCGGTCAGTGTCGAAGTCAATCCCCACATCACGGACTGGGAACAGATCGTTGAAGAAGGAGCCAAACTCGCAAAAATGTCTCCAAATTTTGTAATCAAAGTGGGAGCCAGTGAAGGGGGATTCAAAGCTATTCGCGAGTTGTCCCGACAAGGAATCCGAACGAATGCAACCCTGATCTTTTCTGTTGCGCAGGCCTGGCATGCGGCACGAGCTGGCGCATCGTTCATCAGTCCCTTCATGGGCTGGAAAGAAACTTACGGAGATTCTGCGACGACGTTTATCATCGAAGTCGCAGAAATGCTGGAGCGGCATGAATACGAATCTGAGATCATCGCCGCCGCGATCCGTAATGGTCGACAGATTGCAGATGTCGCGATCGCCGGCGCTCATTGTGTCACAGCCGGATTTTCCGTCTATCAGGAAAGTATGCAAAACCCTTATACCGTTCATGGCGAGAAAGTCTTCCAGAATGCCTGGGATGAGACTCCCCACGAATAA
- a CDS encoding phospholipase A2 gives MIQITLADLPTSLVKQMEGPVPPVDFISNGCSYSPDQWGGVDLRPACHWHDYAYQQGGCKRDRARADAALYRNLRRCDLGRFMANVYYRRVRLFGIAAFNWEPGKVPLNPWHYFLLFFNRYLQW, from the coding sequence ATGATCCAGATTACTCTGGCAGATCTACCCACATCACTCGTGAAGCAGATGGAAGGCCCTGTCCCTCCCGTTGATTTCATCTCAAACGGCTGCAGTTATTCACCGGACCAGTGGGGTGGGGTTGATCTCAGACCTGCCTGTCACTGGCATGACTACGCCTATCAGCAAGGAGGCTGTAAACGGGATCGAGCACGGGCAGATGCTGCCCTGTATCGTAATCTGCGCCGCTGTGATCTCGGCAGATTCATGGCGAACGTGTACTACCGCCGTGTCAGGCTGTTCGGAATCGCCGCCTTTAACTGGGAACCAGGAAAGGTCCCCCTCAACCCCTGGCATTATTTTTTACTGTTTTTCAACAGGTATCTTCAATGGTGA
- a CDS encoding trypsin-like serine peptidase yields the protein MVKSLTTLLVILTTSCLQAQALAVRTTETQCTPQGCRQLLGTGACAFIGNIADRSIYITAAHNINQARTIQIGYGGSWWKAQVVFKEYKGTVDYAILETRKISATHCFELSSQQPADGIQAVAYGYSNGVYQLKSLRARILVTPQGRYFSRIVAKGDSGGPILVNGQVVGIIKGHNFSNTLYTESTLIRHKLINLYGRLPCCDCEPSAIVKTNPVPPQQPENENRQQIAAIETEISRLQKEIERLKQTQIPVQLIGADGTVKQEQKYLLGQPIKLRFKAVNK from the coding sequence ATGGTGAAAAGCTTAACAACTCTGCTTGTCATCCTGACAACATCCTGCCTGCAGGCCCAGGCGCTGGCAGTCAGGACAACGGAAACACAATGCACACCGCAAGGCTGCCGCCAACTTCTCGGCACAGGAGCCTGCGCGTTCATCGGAAATATTGCAGATCGCTCCATCTATATTACCGCAGCACACAACATCAATCAGGCTCGAACCATTCAGATTGGCTATGGGGGATCATGGTGGAAAGCCCAGGTAGTTTTTAAAGAGTATAAGGGCACTGTTGACTATGCGATTCTTGAGACTCGAAAAATCTCCGCCACGCACTGTTTTGAGCTTTCGAGTCAACAGCCGGCTGATGGAATACAGGCGGTCGCTTATGGTTACTCAAACGGGGTCTACCAGTTGAAATCGCTGAGAGCCCGTATTCTGGTCACTCCCCAAGGACGTTACTTCTCCAGAATTGTTGCCAAGGGAGATTCCGGCGGCCCCATTCTGGTCAACGGACAAGTTGTTGGCATCATCAAAGGTCACAATTTTTCGAACACACTTTATACAGAAAGCACTCTGATTCGTCACAAGCTCATCAATCTGTACGGCAGACTCCCTTGTTGCGACTGTGAACCATCTGCAATCGTGAAAACGAATCCAGTTCCGCCGCAGCAACCGGAAAATGAAAACCGTCAACAAATTGCTGCGATCGAAACGGAAATATCCAGACTGCAGAAAGAGATTGAGAGGTTAAAACAGACACAGATTCCTGTACAGCTCATCGGGGCAGACGGAACTGTGAAACAGGAACAGAAATATTTACTGGGACAACCAATTAAATTGCGTTTTAAGGCCGTTAACAAGTGA
- a CDS encoding PIG-L deacetylase family protein: protein MKIDFNQERILAVVAHPDDAELLCAGTLARAHQEGAVVGICVMCQGDKGQPDPPLENLAEVRQGEMQAAAALIGAELFFGERPDGALFDSLEQRRQLTEIIRQFQPTLVLAHSQNDYHADHRAASVITEAATWFSASAGNKTESPALQQPPVLWWMDTVNMTQFEPHFYIDVSPFVETKVAMLNCHQSQLQRGKDTSFSPLQDLMLQQCSSRGAQSGVASAEAFRSHTAWKRCAAW, encoded by the coding sequence ATGAAGATTGATTTTAATCAGGAACGGATTCTGGCTGTTGTGGCACACCCTGACGATGCCGAATTGTTGTGTGCAGGGACTTTGGCACGGGCTCACCAGGAAGGGGCCGTCGTGGGAATTTGCGTGATGTGCCAGGGGGACAAAGGGCAGCCTGATCCGCCGCTGGAAAATCTGGCAGAGGTACGTCAGGGAGAAATGCAGGCTGCCGCTGCGCTGATTGGAGCTGAATTATTTTTCGGGGAGCGTCCGGATGGCGCTCTGTTTGACAGCCTGGAGCAGCGCCGACAGCTGACAGAGATCATTCGCCAGTTTCAACCTACACTCGTTCTGGCACATTCGCAGAACGATTATCATGCGGATCATCGGGCTGCTTCCGTGATCACCGAGGCTGCCACCTGGTTCAGTGCCTCGGCAGGTAACAAAACAGAATCTCCGGCTCTTCAGCAGCCTCCCGTACTGTGGTGGATGGACACGGTCAATATGACTCAGTTTGAACCCCATTTTTATATCGATGTCAGCCCGTTCGTCGAAACCAAGGTCGCGATGTTGAATTGTCATCAGAGCCAACTGCAGCGTGGAAAAGATACCAGTTTTTCTCCGTTACAGGATCTGATGCTGCAGCAGTGTTCCTCACGAGGAGCACAGTCTGGGGTCGCCTCTGCAGAAGCGTTTCGCAGCCATACTGCCTGGAAGCGTTGTGCGGCCTGGTAG
- a CDS encoding 6-phosphogluconolactonase, translating to MSVQFPDYLQVSRNALAQGTNVKFSVVKDMPAVAEHMAQAMLSVIERAREAGRQPTLIVPVGPVDQYPVLAEILNQRQYSIQDVMLINMDEYLTDDDQWVDLSHPLSFRGYMNRKFYDLVNPDLAPLPENRICPDPNDVGGIQRMIDQRGGVDACFGGIGINGHIAFNEPPEPGEEVSAEEFAALPTRNLNLTRETRTINSVTVGGEISIIPWRAVTIGMKEILSAREQHFYCNRLWQSSVARRVLHGPITSACPASLLRTHADVSLTVAEYVAELPDIRLR from the coding sequence ATGTCTGTTCAATTTCCTGATTACCTGCAGGTCAGTCGCAACGCGTTAGCTCAAGGAACGAATGTCAAGTTTTCCGTAGTCAAAGATATGCCTGCCGTCGCAGAGCATATGGCTCAGGCAATGCTGAGTGTGATTGAAAGGGCTCGGGAAGCGGGACGTCAGCCGACACTCATTGTGCCGGTGGGCCCAGTCGATCAGTATCCGGTTCTGGCTGAGATACTGAACCAGCGGCAGTATTCCATTCAGGATGTGATGCTGATCAACATGGATGAATACCTGACGGATGATGACCAGTGGGTCGACCTGTCGCATCCTTTGAGTTTTCGTGGTTACATGAATCGAAAGTTCTATGATCTTGTGAATCCGGACCTGGCCCCCCTGCCGGAGAATCGGATCTGCCCAGATCCCAATGATGTGGGGGGGATCCAGCGAATGATTGATCAGCGTGGAGGCGTGGATGCCTGTTTTGGCGGGATCGGGATTAACGGCCATATTGCATTCAATGAACCACCAGAACCGGGAGAGGAAGTTTCGGCAGAAGAGTTCGCTGCTTTGCCGACACGGAATCTGAACTTAACTCGCGAGACCCGGACGATCAATTCCGTGACAGTGGGGGGCGAAATTTCGATTATTCCCTGGCGAGCTGTGACGATTGGGATGAAGGAAATTCTGTCAGCTCGGGAACAGCACTTTTACTGTAACCGTCTCTGGCAGAGTTCGGTGGCACGTCGGGTCTTGCATGGGCCGATTACCAGTGCCTGTCCGGCATCTCTGTTAAGAACCCATGCTGATGTTTCGCTGACGGTAGCGGAATACGTGGCAGAACTGCCTGATATTCGACTGCGTTGA